The following coding sequences are from one Spea bombifrons isolate aSpeBom1 chromosome 13, aSpeBom1.2.pri, whole genome shotgun sequence window:
- the LOC128471169 gene encoding keratin-3, type I cytoskeletal 51 kDa-like isoform X1 produces the protein MSYSVRQSYSSGSYSAGQGGGKSGGYGQCGVGGGGYGSGMISGGGYGSGGGGGGGAGYGGGAGYGGGGYGSGGGGGAGFGGGAGGGGYGGGSGVGGGSFGGGFGVGGGGGGGFGVGGGGGGGFGGGIDSFFSGNEKQTMQNLNDRLAAYLDKVRALEEANAELERKIKEWYEKNRPGSETGEKRDYSKYYVIIEDLKAKILAATIANATIVLQIDNARLAADDFRMKYENESALRHSVEADTNGLRRVLDDLTLANSDLESQVESLTEELAYLKKNHEDEVKNVQGTTVGEVNVEMNAAPGIDLTKLLNDMRAQYEALAEKNRKDAEDRFNQMSGELVKEISAGATQVQTSTSEVSELRRTLQALEIELQSQLAMKQSLEQTLAETEGRYCVQLAQLQAQIASVEEQLANIRGDLECQRAEYEQLLDIKTRLEMEIETYRKLLEGEGGIGQGSSSGRGTSSGRGSSTVQQSRGSGSTSSTGSVTKRRVKQVIEDIVDGKVVATRTIDVEQ, from the exons ATGTCTTATAGTGTTAGACAGAGCTATAGTTCAGGCTCCTACTCTGCAGGCCAAGGTGGCGGCAAGAGTGGAGGCTATGGCCAGTGTGGTGTAGGAGGTGGTGGTTATGGTAGTGGCATGATAAGTGGTGGTGGCTATggtagtggtggtggtggtggcggcGGAGCTGGCTATGGTGGTGGAGCAGGATATGGAGGTGGTGGCTATGGTAGTGGTGGCGGCGGTGGAGCTGGCTTTGGTGGCGGAGCAGGTGGTGGAGGCTATGGTGGTGGCTCTGGAGTTGGTGGAGGTAGTTTTGGAGGTGGCTTTGGAGTTGGCGGAGGTGGCGGAGGTGGCTTTGGAGTTGGCGGAGGTGGCGGAGGTGGCTTTGGAGGTGGCATTGATAGCTTCTTCTCTGGCAATGAGAAGCAAACAATGCAGAATCTCAATGATCGGCTGGCCGCCTACCTGGATAAAGTCCGTGCATTGGAGGAGGCGAATGCTGAGCTTGAACGTAAGATTAAGGAGTGGTACGAAAAGAATCGTCCCGGGAGCGAAACGGGTGAAAAAAGGGACTACAGCAAATATTACGTAATAATTGAGGATCTAAAAGCTAAG ATTCTTGCTGCGACTATTGCAAATGCGACCATAGTGTTGCAGATTGACAATGCAAGGTTGGCTGCTGATGACTTCAGGATGAA GTATGAGAATGAGTCGGCCCTTCGCCACAGTGTGGAGGCTGACACTAATGGCCTGCGTCGGGTCCTGGATGATCTGACTCTTGCAAATTCTGACCTGGAATCGCAGGTTGAAAGTCTTACCGAAGAACTGGCTTACCTGAAGAAGAACCACGAGGAC GAGGTTAAAAATGTACAAGGAACGACAGTGGGCGAAGTCAACGTTGAAATGAATGCAGCACCGGGTATAGACCTGACCAAACTTCTAAATGACATGAGAGCCCAATACGAGGCCCTGGCTGAGAAGAACCGCAAGGATGCTGAAGACAGATTCAACCAAATG AGTGGCGAATTGGTTAAAGAAATATCCGCGGGGGCGACACAAGTGCAAACAAGCACAAGCGAAGTATCAGAACTACGAAGGACACTTCAAGCCTTGGAGATCGAATTACAGTCGCAGCTTGCCATG AAACAATCTCTAGAGCAGACACTAGCAGAGACAGAAGGCCGTTACTGTGTCCAGCTTGCACAGCTACAAGCTCAAATCGCTAGTGTGGAGGAGCAGCTGGCCAACATTCGAGGAGACCTGGAGTGTCAGCGTGCCGAGTACGAGCAGCTGCTGGACATTAAGACCAGGCTGGAGATGGAGATTGAGACGTACCGCAAGCTCCTGGAGGGCGAAGG GGGTATCGGTCAAGGCAGCAGTTCCGGGCGAGGCACCAGTTCGGGGCGAGGCAGCAGTACAGTACAACAATCACGTGGTTCGGGTTCAACATCCAGTACGGGATCTG tgaccAAAAGAAGAGTTAAACAGGTTATTGAAGACATCGTTGATGGAAAGGTTGTGGCAACCAGAACAATAGATGTGGAACAATAG
- the LOC128471169 gene encoding keratin-3, type I cytoskeletal 51 kDa-like isoform X2 — protein MSYSVRQSYSSGSYSAGQGGGKSGGYGQCGVGGGGYGSGMISGGGYGSGGGGGGGAGYGGGAGYGGGGYGSGGGGGAGFGGGAGGGGYGGGSGVGGGSFGGGFGVGGGGGGGFGVGGGGGGGFGGGIDSFFSGNEKQTMQNLNDRLAAYLDKVRALEEANAELERKIKEWYEKNRPGSETGEKRDYSKYYVIIEDLKAKILAATIANATIVLQIDNARLAADDFRMKYENESALRHSVEADTNGLRRVLDDLTLANSDLESQVESLTEELAYLKKNHEDEVKNVQGTTVGEVNVEMNAAPGIDLTKLLNDMRAQYEALAEKNRKDAEDRFNQMSGELVKEISAGATQVQTSTSEVSELRRTLQALEIELQSQLAMKQSLEQTLAETEGRYCVQLAQLQAQIASVEEQLANIRGDLECQRAEYEQLLDIKTRLEMEIETYRKLLEGEGSSGRGTSSGRGSSTVQQSRGSGSTSSTGSVTKRRVKQVIEDIVDGKVVATRTIDVEQ, from the exons ATGTCTTATAGTGTTAGACAGAGCTATAGTTCAGGCTCCTACTCTGCAGGCCAAGGTGGCGGCAAGAGTGGAGGCTATGGCCAGTGTGGTGTAGGAGGTGGTGGTTATGGTAGTGGCATGATAAGTGGTGGTGGCTATggtagtggtggtggtggtggcggcGGAGCTGGCTATGGTGGTGGAGCAGGATATGGAGGTGGTGGCTATGGTAGTGGTGGCGGCGGTGGAGCTGGCTTTGGTGGCGGAGCAGGTGGTGGAGGCTATGGTGGTGGCTCTGGAGTTGGTGGAGGTAGTTTTGGAGGTGGCTTTGGAGTTGGCGGAGGTGGCGGAGGTGGCTTTGGAGTTGGCGGAGGTGGCGGAGGTGGCTTTGGAGGTGGCATTGATAGCTTCTTCTCTGGCAATGAGAAGCAAACAATGCAGAATCTCAATGATCGGCTGGCCGCCTACCTGGATAAAGTCCGTGCATTGGAGGAGGCGAATGCTGAGCTTGAACGTAAGATTAAGGAGTGGTACGAAAAGAATCGTCCCGGGAGCGAAACGGGTGAAAAAAGGGACTACAGCAAATATTACGTAATAATTGAGGATCTAAAAGCTAAG ATTCTTGCTGCGACTATTGCAAATGCGACCATAGTGTTGCAGATTGACAATGCAAGGTTGGCTGCTGATGACTTCAGGATGAA GTATGAGAATGAGTCGGCCCTTCGCCACAGTGTGGAGGCTGACACTAATGGCCTGCGTCGGGTCCTGGATGATCTGACTCTTGCAAATTCTGACCTGGAATCGCAGGTTGAAAGTCTTACCGAAGAACTGGCTTACCTGAAGAAGAACCACGAGGAC GAGGTTAAAAATGTACAAGGAACGACAGTGGGCGAAGTCAACGTTGAAATGAATGCAGCACCGGGTATAGACCTGACCAAACTTCTAAATGACATGAGAGCCCAATACGAGGCCCTGGCTGAGAAGAACCGCAAGGATGCTGAAGACAGATTCAACCAAATG AGTGGCGAATTGGTTAAAGAAATATCCGCGGGGGCGACACAAGTGCAAACAAGCACAAGCGAAGTATCAGAACTACGAAGGACACTTCAAGCCTTGGAGATCGAATTACAGTCGCAGCTTGCCATG AAACAATCTCTAGAGCAGACACTAGCAGAGACAGAAGGCCGTTACTGTGTCCAGCTTGCACAGCTACAAGCTCAAATCGCTAGTGTGGAGGAGCAGCTGGCCAACATTCGAGGAGACCTGGAGTGTCAGCGTGCCGAGTACGAGCAGCTGCTGGACATTAAGACCAGGCTGGAGATGGAGATTGAGACGTACCGCAAGCTCCTGGAGGGCGAAGG CAGTTCCGGGCGAGGCACCAGTTCGGGGCGAGGCAGCAGTACAGTACAACAATCACGTGGTTCGGGTTCAACATCCAGTACGGGATCTG tgaccAAAAGAAGAGTTAAACAGGTTATTGAAGACATCGTTGATGGAAAGGTTGTGGCAACCAGAACAATAGATGTGGAACAATAG
- the LOC128471169 gene encoding keratin-3, type I cytoskeletal 51 kDa-like isoform X3, whose translation MSYSVRQSYSSGSYSAGQGGGKSGGYGQCGVGGGGYGSGMISGGGYGSGGGGGGGAGYGGGAGYGGGGYGSGGGGGAGFGGGAGGGGYGGGSGVGGGSFGGGFGVGGGGGGGFGGGIDSFFSGNEKQTMQNLNDRLAAYLDKVRALEEANAELERKIKEWYEKNRPGSETGEKRDYSKYYVIIEDLKAKILAATIANATIVLQIDNARLAADDFRMKYENESALRHSVEADTNGLRRVLDDLTLANSDLESQVESLTEELAYLKKNHEDEVKNVQGTTVGEVNVEMNAAPGIDLTKLLNDMRAQYEALAEKNRKDAEDRFNQMSGELVKEISAGATQVQTSTSEVSELRRTLQALEIELQSQLAMKQSLEQTLAETEGRYCVQLAQLQAQIASVEEQLANIRGDLECQRAEYEQLLDIKTRLEMEIETYRKLLEGEGGIGQGSSSGRGTSSGRGSSTVQQSRGSGSTSSTGSVTKRRVKQVIEDIVDGKVVATRTIDVEQ comes from the exons ATGTCTTATAGTGTTAGACAGAGCTATAGTTCAGGCTCCTACTCTGCAGGCCAAGGTGGCGGCAAGAGTGGAGGCTATGGCCAGTGTGGTGTAGGAGGTGGTGGTTATGGTAGTGGCATGATAAGTGGTGGTGGCTATggtagtggtggtggtggtggcggcGGAGCTGGCTATGGTGGTGGAGCAGGATATGGAGGTGGTGGCTATGGTAGTGGTGGCGGCGGTGGAGCTGGCTTTGGTGGCGGAGCAGGTGGTGGAGGCTATGGTGGTGGCTCTGGAGTTGGTGGAGGTAGTTTTGGAG GTGGCTTTGGAGTTGGCGGAGGTGGCGGAGGTGGCTTTGGAGGTGGCATTGATAGCTTCTTCTCTGGCAATGAGAAGCAAACAATGCAGAATCTCAATGATCGGCTGGCCGCCTACCTGGATAAAGTCCGTGCATTGGAGGAGGCGAATGCTGAGCTTGAACGTAAGATTAAGGAGTGGTACGAAAAGAATCGTCCCGGGAGCGAAACGGGTGAAAAAAGGGACTACAGCAAATATTACGTAATAATTGAGGATCTAAAAGCTAAG ATTCTTGCTGCGACTATTGCAAATGCGACCATAGTGTTGCAGATTGACAATGCAAGGTTGGCTGCTGATGACTTCAGGATGAA GTATGAGAATGAGTCGGCCCTTCGCCACAGTGTGGAGGCTGACACTAATGGCCTGCGTCGGGTCCTGGATGATCTGACTCTTGCAAATTCTGACCTGGAATCGCAGGTTGAAAGTCTTACCGAAGAACTGGCTTACCTGAAGAAGAACCACGAGGAC GAGGTTAAAAATGTACAAGGAACGACAGTGGGCGAAGTCAACGTTGAAATGAATGCAGCACCGGGTATAGACCTGACCAAACTTCTAAATGACATGAGAGCCCAATACGAGGCCCTGGCTGAGAAGAACCGCAAGGATGCTGAAGACAGATTCAACCAAATG AGTGGCGAATTGGTTAAAGAAATATCCGCGGGGGCGACACAAGTGCAAACAAGCACAAGCGAAGTATCAGAACTACGAAGGACACTTCAAGCCTTGGAGATCGAATTACAGTCGCAGCTTGCCATG AAACAATCTCTAGAGCAGACACTAGCAGAGACAGAAGGCCGTTACTGTGTCCAGCTTGCACAGCTACAAGCTCAAATCGCTAGTGTGGAGGAGCAGCTGGCCAACATTCGAGGAGACCTGGAGTGTCAGCGTGCCGAGTACGAGCAGCTGCTGGACATTAAGACCAGGCTGGAGATGGAGATTGAGACGTACCGCAAGCTCCTGGAGGGCGAAGG GGGTATCGGTCAAGGCAGCAGTTCCGGGCGAGGCACCAGTTCGGGGCGAGGCAGCAGTACAGTACAACAATCACGTGGTTCGGGTTCAACATCCAGTACGGGATCTG tgaccAAAAGAAGAGTTAAACAGGTTATTGAAGACATCGTTGATGGAAAGGTTGTGGCAACCAGAACAATAGATGTGGAACAATAG